From Shewanella psychrophila, a single genomic window includes:
- the flgL gene encoding flagellar hook-associated protein FlgL, translating into MRISTAQMFNQNINSVLDRQSATSNIMEQLSSGKRVNTAGDDPVAAIGIDNLYQQNALVDQFIKNIDYATGHLAVAESKLGSAESLASSIKDQVLRAVNGTLTDTDRVTIANEMRSSLDELLSIANSKDESGNYLFAGNQTSTQPFAFDAAGNIVYSGDSGVRQSVVASGVTVGTNLPGDSVFMNAANALGDFSVNYLPAQVGEFNVESANIVTPGAHVPVAPEGYTFTFTDNGAGGVNLEVFDSAATSQVVVPNFDPTNPVSFNGIEVKIDGTPAAGDSFTMSPQTEVSIFDTINQAITLLEDPNKVNTPQGGAELAQLLDNIVSGTRQIDFDRGIAGNDLKRVESYKSDHTDEKLVNSSALSLLEDLDYASAISEFEKQQLALNAVSTLFSRVNSTTLFDYI; encoded by the coding sequence ATGAGAATCTCAACCGCACAGATGTTCAACCAAAATATCAACAGTGTGCTCGATAGACAGTCTGCAACCAGTAATATCATGGAACAGTTATCTTCCGGTAAAAGAGTCAATACCGCTGGAGACGATCCCGTTGCTGCCATTGGTATCGACAACTTGTACCAGCAAAATGCCCTAGTCGATCAGTTTATCAAAAACATAGATTATGCTACGGGTCACTTAGCGGTAGCTGAGAGTAAGCTGGGCAGCGCAGAAAGCTTAGCGAGTTCGATCAAAGACCAAGTATTAAGAGCTGTAAATGGTACCTTGACGGATACCGACCGAGTGACGATTGCCAACGAAATGAGGTCGAGCCTGGATGAGCTGCTCTCGATAGCTAACTCAAAAGATGAGTCCGGCAATTATCTCTTTGCTGGTAATCAAACATCGACCCAGCCTTTCGCCTTCGATGCTGCAGGCAACATAGTCTATAGCGGTGACAGTGGTGTGAGGCAATCAGTTGTGGCATCCGGAGTCACAGTCGGCACAAACTTGCCGGGTGATAGTGTCTTTATGAACGCGGCAAATGCTTTAGGTGACTTTAGTGTCAATTATCTGCCAGCCCAAGTTGGTGAATTTAATGTTGAAAGTGCCAATATTGTTACTCCTGGTGCCCATGTACCAGTGGCTCCTGAGGGATATACCTTCACTTTCACAGATAATGGAGCTGGTGGTGTTAACTTAGAGGTTTTCGATTCAGCAGCCACATCTCAAGTTGTGGTGCCTAATTTCGACCCGACTAACCCAGTAAGTTTTAATGGTATCGAAGTGAAAATCGATGGAACCCCCGCAGCAGGGGATTCTTTCACCATGTCCCCGCAAACCGAAGTCAGTATATTCGACACGATTAATCAGGCGATAACCCTCCTAGAAGATCCTAATAAGGTTAACACGCCTCAGGGTGGAGCTGAGTTGGCACAGTTATTGGATAATATCGTTAGTGGTACAAGGCAGATAGATTTTGACAGGGGCATCGCCGGCAATGATTTAAAGCGGGTTGAGAGTTATAAATCGGACCATACGGATGAGAAACTAGTTAATAGTTCAGCCTTGTCATTGTTAGAAGATTTAGATTACGCCTCAGCAATTAGTGAGTTTGAAAAACAGCAATTGGCGCTAAATGCAGTTTCGACTCTGTTTAGTAGAGTTAACTCGACCACATTATTTGATTACATATAA
- the flgK gene encoding flagellar hook-associated protein FlgK produces MSMDLLNIARTGVLASQAQLAVTSNNIANANTQGYHRQVAEQSSLESQRMGDNFYGAGTYISDVKRIYNEYAARELRIGQTGVSEAQTTQTKMSELDQLFSQIGKSIPQSLNDFFAGINSLADLPDDMGMRGTVLGSAGQLADSLNQMQSHLDGQMKQTNDQIAGITDRINEISKELGQVNQELMKSQGEDAQLLDRQDALIQELSQYAQVNVIPLDTGAKSIMLGGAVMLVSGEVSMSLGTTAGDPHPDELRVVANIGSQGQVIDPIKMGGQLGALFEFRDETLVPAELELGQLSLGVADAFNQANAQGFDLDGEMGQNIFKDINDPTMSVGRVGGFGSNTGTANLRVNIDDVGLLSGNSFELKYTAPATYELKDGVTGAVTPLTLNGTQLDGANGFTIHIDSGILADGDKFEIRPSSGAAAGISVVMTDGRGIAAAAPKITADVANSGNTQVEMVSIDDRTNANFPVTGSELTFEINTTTSMFEVFDANGTSLGAPAAYVPPSISAHGFTFDVATTAGATDRFTFDLSFAPGDNTNAVAMAKLSEAKLMNTGALTLSDVYQGTKLSVGGKAKAADIAAGTAQSVYLQAYNRVQSESGVNLDEEAANLIRFQQAYQASARIMTTANEIFDTLFNSVR; encoded by the coding sequence ATGTCTATGGATCTTTTAAATATTGCCCGCACCGGTGTCTTGGCTTCTCAGGCGCAGCTTGCTGTGACCAGTAATAATATAGCTAACGCTAATACTCAGGGATACCACAGGCAAGTAGCCGAACAGTCCAGCTTGGAATCCCAGCGTATGGGGGATAATTTTTATGGTGCAGGAACTTATATTTCAGACGTAAAACGCATCTATAACGAATATGCCGCTCGTGAGCTGAGGATTGGTCAAACTGGTGTCAGTGAAGCGCAGACAACTCAAACTAAGATGAGTGAACTCGATCAACTGTTTTCACAAATTGGCAAATCCATACCACAGAGCCTGAATGACTTTTTTGCAGGTATAAATAGCTTAGCCGACCTACCCGATGATATGGGGATGCGTGGCACAGTTTTAGGCTCAGCAGGCCAATTGGCGGATAGCCTAAACCAGATGCAATCCCATTTAGATGGTCAGATGAAACAGACCAATGATCAAATCGCAGGTATTACTGACCGTATCAACGAAATCAGTAAGGAACTGGGCCAAGTAAACCAAGAGTTGATGAAGTCTCAGGGTGAAGATGCCCAACTGTTAGATAGACAAGATGCACTTATTCAGGAGCTCAGCCAATACGCACAGGTCAATGTTATTCCACTGGACACCGGTGCTAAAAGCATAATGTTAGGCGGCGCTGTGATGTTGGTTTCTGGTGAGGTATCAATGTCCCTTGGTACCACAGCGGGTGACCCTCATCCGGATGAGCTGAGAGTCGTCGCCAATATCGGCAGTCAGGGTCAGGTCATTGATCCGATAAAGATGGGTGGTCAGTTAGGGGCACTATTCGAATTTCGTGATGAAACCCTCGTGCCTGCTGAGCTGGAGTTAGGTCAACTCAGCTTAGGTGTCGCAGATGCATTCAATCAGGCCAATGCCCAAGGTTTCGACCTTGATGGTGAGATGGGCCAGAATATTTTTAAAGATATTAACGATCCGACCATGTCGGTTGGGCGAGTGGGTGGTTTTGGTTCAAATACTGGTACGGCTAATCTAAGAGTCAATATTGATGATGTCGGCCTCTTGTCCGGCAATAGTTTCGAGTTGAAGTATACCGCCCCGGCAACCTATGAATTAAAAGACGGAGTAACTGGTGCTGTCACTCCGTTAACTTTAAATGGCACTCAATTAGATGGCGCTAATGGTTTCACCATACACATAGATTCTGGCATTTTAGCCGATGGTGATAAGTTTGAGATCCGTCCTTCTTCAGGTGCTGCAGCGGGTATTTCGGTAGTGATGACCGACGGTAGGGGAATTGCTGCAGCTGCACCTAAAATCACCGCCGATGTGGCTAATTCTGGTAACACTCAAGTAGAGATGGTGAGCATAGATGATCGCACCAATGCCAATTTTCCTGTCACGGGTTCTGAGCTGACCTTCGAGATCAATACCACGACTAGTATGTTTGAAGTCTTCGATGCCAACGGCACATCACTAGGTGCGCCAGCAGCTTATGTTCCACCTTCAATTAGTGCACATGGTTTTACCTTCGATGTTGCCACAACGGCTGGTGCGACGGATAGATTTACCTTCGATCTTTCATTTGCACCGGGTGATAACACCAACGCTGTCGCCATGGCTAAATTGAGTGAAGCCAAGCTGATGAACACTGGCGCTTTGACTTTGAGTGATGTGTATCAAGGCACCAAATTAAGCGTGGGTGGCAAAGCAAAAGCGGCCGACATTGCCGCTGGCACGGCGCAGTCTGTTTATCTACAGGCCTATAACCGAGTACAGAGTGAGTCCGGGGTGAATTTAGATGAAGAGGCGGCCAATCTGATCCGTTTTCAACAGGCCTATCAGGCATCGGCGCGGATAATGACCACGGCCAATGAAATCTTTGACACGCTATTTAACTCGGTTAGATAA
- the flgE gene encoding flagellar hook protein FlgE translates to MSFNIALSGIAAAQKDLNTTANNIANVNSIGFKESRAEFADVYANSIFSNSKTAVGGGATTSQVAQQFHQGSMQFTNNALDMAINGGGFFVTSSDINGKDQSFTRAGAFKVDSSNYLVDSQGNYLQTFPVDKDGNSTSVSLTTTKPVAIPDTAGSPQMTENIDIQMNLNAGDAALDPALFDPNDRDTYNNSTAVTMYDSLGEPHIMTTYFVRPPNAAYTGESNWVAYYAVDGKQVDVDGAAGTYGKDTTVPANGIADSTGTAVTASGWKGAVIKFNDIGSYTGSDPATIKTEQLGVGGASVLGPGTDGTQTLTIDFNNPTQYASTFEVTELNQDGTTVGRLTNVEVGADGLVNASYSNGSTVALARVALARFANEQGLTQVGNTSWKASQDSGQALAGEANSGTFGSIRSSALEQSNVDLTTELVDLISAQRNFQANSRTLEVNNTLQQTILQIR, encoded by the coding sequence ATGTCATTTAATATCGCATTGAGTGGAATTGCTGCTGCTCAAAAAGATCTAAACACAACAGCGAACAACATAGCCAACGTAAATAGTATAGGTTTTAAAGAGTCTCGTGCAGAGTTTGCAGATGTGTATGCAAACTCCATTTTTTCTAATAGTAAAACAGCCGTTGGTGGTGGGGCGACAACGAGCCAAGTTGCGCAGCAATTTCACCAAGGGAGCATGCAGTTTACAAATAATGCGCTGGATATGGCCATTAATGGTGGTGGCTTTTTTGTGACCTCATCGGATATCAATGGAAAGGATCAATCCTTTACACGTGCCGGTGCATTCAAAGTAGATTCAAGTAACTATTTAGTTGATTCTCAGGGAAACTATTTGCAAACCTTTCCAGTGGATAAGGATGGGAACTCAACATCTGTCAGTTTAACTACGACTAAGCCCGTTGCGATTCCTGATACAGCTGGCAGCCCGCAAATGACAGAAAACATTGATATACAGATGAACTTAAATGCAGGTGATGCTGCATTAGATCCAGCTTTGTTCGATCCCAACGATCGTGACACCTATAATAACTCTACTGCGGTGACCATGTATGACTCCTTGGGTGAGCCGCATATCATGACGACCTATTTCGTGCGTCCACCGAATGCGGCTTATACCGGTGAGAGTAATTGGGTAGCCTATTACGCGGTGGATGGCAAACAAGTTGACGTGGATGGCGCAGCAGGAACATATGGAAAAGATACTACAGTTCCTGCTAACGGGATTGCCGATTCAACGGGAACAGCGGTTACTGCCAGTGGTTGGAAAGGTGCGGTGATTAAGTTTAATGATATTGGGTCATATACAGGCAGTGATCCTGCCACAATTAAAACAGAACAATTAGGGGTTGGTGGGGCCAGTGTGCTGGGGCCTGGTACAGATGGCACGCAAACTTTGACTATAGACTTTAATAATCCGACTCAATATGCCTCGACGTTCGAAGTCACTGAGTTGAATCAGGATGGCACTACTGTGGGTCGTCTAACTAATGTCGAAGTTGGTGCCGATGGTTTAGTTAACGCTAGTTACAGTAATGGTTCGACAGTCGCTCTTGCTAGGGTGGCACTGGCGCGTTTTGCCAACGAGCAAGGATTGACTCAAGTGGGGAACACTTCCTGGAAGGCTAGCCAAGACTCGGGGCAAGCACTTGCTGGCGAGGCCAATAGTGGTACTTTCGGCAGTATACGTTCATCTGCGTTAGAGCAGTCGAATGTAGACTTGACTACTGAGCTGGTGGATCTTATCTCTGCGCAACGCAACTTCCAAGCAAACTCGAGAACATTGGAAGTCAATAACACCTTGCAACAGACTATTTTGCAGATCCGTTAA
- the flgH gene encoding flagellar basal body L-ring protein FlgH has translation MSKHYLFLTLLLGFLLSGCNSTSNQKPIPDDPYYAPVYPEAPPTKIAATGSMYQDSQASSLYSDIKALKVGDIITVILMEQTQATKSASNEIKKGTDLTLDPIYAGGGNITIGGQPLDLRYKDSMNTKRESDADQSNSLSGSISANVMQVLNNGNLVIRGEKWISINNGDEFVRLTGVVRSQDIRPDNTIDSPRVANARIQYSGTGTFADVQKVGWLSSFFMGSWWPF, from the coding sequence ATGAGTAAGCATTATTTATTTTTGACGTTATTACTTGGTTTCTTGTTGAGTGGGTGTAATTCGACCAGCAATCAAAAGCCTATTCCTGACGACCCCTATTATGCTCCTGTGTATCCTGAAGCGCCGCCAACTAAGATTGCCGCTACAGGTTCCATGTATCAGGACAGTCAGGCATCTAGCCTCTATTCCGATATTAAGGCGCTTAAAGTTGGCGATATCATCACGGTTATTTTGATGGAGCAGACTCAAGCGACAAAAAGTGCCAGTAATGAGATTAAGAAGGGGACTGACTTAACACTCGATCCCATCTATGCCGGCGGTGGCAATATCACCATAGGTGGACAACCCTTGGATCTGAGATACAAGGACAGCATGAATACCAAGCGTGAATCAGATGCCGATCAGAGTAATAGCTTGAGCGGCAGTATTTCGGCCAACGTGATGCAGGTTCTCAATAATGGCAACCTAGTCATTCGCGGAGAGAAATGGATAAGCATCAACAACGGTGATGAGTTTGTTCGTTTAACTGGGGTAGTACGTTCACAAGATATACGCCCGGACAACACTATTGACTCACCAAGAGTTGCGAATGCACGTATTCAATACAGCGGCACAGGCACTTTTGCCGATGTACAAAAGGTTGGCTGGTTAAGTTCATTCTTTATGGGGAGTTGGTGGCCTTTCTAA
- the flgJ gene encoding flagellar assembly peptidoglycan hydrolase FlgJ: MEKLSNSSHFLDIGGLDSLRAKAQKDDKAALKEVAQQFEGIFVQMLMKSMRAANAVFESDSPMNSEYTKFYEQMHDQQMSVNLSDKGMLGLADLMIQQLSPETSNVTPASVLRGDMQSDLSQASIKSQVMNRAVISDETMNATANSDIKPMNPLDSILTGKSLPSEVRQAEMTFTDRDDFIAKLYPHAEKAAQALGTKPEVLIAQSALETGWGQKMIKGAHGESSNNLFNIKADKRWQGDKALVSTLEFEQGVAVQQKADFRVYEDIKQSFDDFVSFISEGPRYQDAMKKVANPNEFIKALQNAGYATDPNYADKVIKVMESIKPDFSLPSLGAR, translated from the coding sequence ATGGAAAAGCTGTCAAATTCATCACACTTTTTGGACATCGGAGGCCTTGACTCGTTAAGAGCCAAAGCCCAGAAAGATGATAAGGCTGCTTTGAAGGAGGTTGCGCAACAATTTGAAGGGATCTTTGTGCAGATGCTGATGAAAAGCATGCGCGCTGCCAATGCGGTTTTTGAATCCGATAGCCCGATGAACAGCGAATACACTAAGTTTTATGAGCAAATGCATGATCAGCAGATGTCTGTCAACTTATCAGACAAGGGCATGTTAGGTCTTGCCGATTTGATGATTCAGCAGCTTTCTCCGGAAACCAGCAATGTCACACCTGCATCAGTGCTTAGAGGAGATATGCAATCAGACTTATCTCAAGCATCTATCAAATCTCAGGTGATGAACCGAGCAGTTATATCTGATGAAACCATGAATGCAACGGCTAATTCAGATATCAAGCCCATGAATCCTTTAGACAGTATTTTGACAGGCAAGAGTTTGCCATCTGAAGTGAGGCAAGCGGAAATGACCTTCACCGACAGAGATGATTTTATCGCTAAACTCTATCCCCACGCAGAAAAAGCAGCACAGGCTTTAGGCACTAAGCCTGAAGTTTTGATTGCACAATCGGCTTTGGAAACAGGCTGGGGTCAGAAAATGATAAAAGGGGCTCATGGCGAATCTAGCAACAACCTTTTTAACATTAAAGCGGATAAGCGTTGGCAGGGTGATAAGGCTCTAGTCAGTACGCTGGAGTTTGAACAAGGCGTTGCGGTACAGCAAAAAGCCGATTTTCGTGTCTACGAAGACATAAAGCAAAGTTTTGATGACTTCGTCAGCTTTATTTCTGAAGGGCCAAGGTATCAAGATGCGATGAAGAAAGTCGCAAATCCCAACGAATTTATCAAAGCCTTACAGAATGCCGGCTATGCAACGGATCCTAACTACGCAGATAAAGTGATTAAGGTGATGGAATCTATTAAGCCAGATTTTAGTCTGCCGTCTCTGGGAGCAAGGTAA
- a CDS encoding flagellar basal body P-ring protein FlgI, with translation MKYKFIYLLLLIFVAGPSQAQRIKDIANVQGVRHNQLIGYGMVVGLPGTGEKTRYTEQTFKTMLKNFGINLPDNFRPKIKNIAVVAVHADMPPFIKPGQTLDVTVSSLGEAKSLRGGTLIQTFLKGVDGNVYAIAQGSMVVSGFSAEGLDGSKVIQNTPTVGRIPNGAIVERTVATPFSTGDYLTFNLRRADFSTAKRLADAINELLGPGMARPLDAASVQVSAPRDVSQRVSFLATLENIQVEPASESAKVIVNSRTGTIVVGSDVRLLPAAVTHGGLTVTIAEATQVSQPNPLAGGQTVVTTDSTIDVNESDRRMFMFNPGTTLDELVRAVNLVGAAPSDVLAILEALKVAGALHGELIII, from the coding sequence ATGAAATATAAATTTATCTATCTTTTACTACTGATTTTTGTCGCTGGCCCAAGCCAGGCACAAAGAATAAAAGATATTGCAAATGTCCAAGGTGTGCGCCATAACCAACTTATAGGTTATGGCATGGTTGTCGGTCTGCCAGGCACGGGTGAAAAGACGCGTTATACGGAGCAGACGTTTAAGACAATGCTGAAAAACTTCGGCATTAATCTGCCTGATAATTTCAGACCCAAAATTAAGAATATTGCCGTTGTCGCGGTTCATGCGGATATGCCCCCCTTTATTAAACCAGGACAAACCCTAGACGTCACAGTATCGAGTCTGGGCGAAGCCAAGAGTTTGCGCGGCGGAACCTTAATTCAGACCTTCCTTAAGGGAGTCGATGGTAATGTCTACGCCATTGCACAAGGCAGCATGGTGGTCAGTGGTTTTAGCGCAGAAGGCTTAGATGGTTCTAAAGTCATTCAAAATACACCTACGGTAGGTCGAATTCCAAATGGCGCTATTGTTGAGCGTACTGTTGCCACGCCTTTCTCTACTGGCGATTACCTCACATTTAACCTTCGCCGTGCCGATTTCTCAACGGCTAAACGATTAGCCGATGCTATTAATGAGTTGTTGGGCCCTGGAATGGCAAGGCCTCTGGATGCTGCATCAGTACAGGTTAGTGCGCCTAGAGATGTGTCCCAACGAGTGTCTTTTCTGGCAACGTTAGAGAATATTCAGGTTGAACCCGCATCAGAATCAGCCAAGGTTATTGTTAACTCACGTACCGGAACCATAGTGGTGGGCAGCGATGTACGTCTATTACCAGCAGCTGTAACCCACGGCGGTTTAACCGTTACAATTGCCGAAGCGACTCAGGTATCACAGCCTAATCCTTTAGCTGGTGGACAAACTGTTGTAACCACAGACAGTACGATTGATGTCAATGAGTCAGACAGGCGCATGTTTATGTTTAATCCAGGCACCACACTCGACGAGCTCGTTAGGGCGGTTAACTTAGTGGGCGCGGCTCCCTCTGATGTACTGGCTATTCTCGAAGCCCTAAAAGTGGCTGGAGCGCTACATGGTGAACTCATCATCATCTAA
- the flgE gene encoding flagellar hook protein FlgE, which yields MSFNIALSGIAAAQKDLNTTANNIANVNSIGFKESRAEFADVYANSIFANSKTAVGGGATTSQVAQQFHQGSLQFTNNALDMAINGGGFFVTSSELEAQDHSFTRAGAFKVNSSDYLVDSQGNYLQTFPVDKDGNSTSVSLTTTKPVRIPDTAGSPQKTENIGIQMNLNAADSTLDPALFDPNDRDTYNNSTAVTMYDSLGEPHIMTTYFVRPPNAAYTGESNWVAFYAVDGLQVDLAGAAGTYDQDTTGNGVADVIGTPAVTAGGWEGSVIKFNDTGAHTTTDPAIITTVQLGVGGAGVLGPGTDGTQTLTIDFNNPTQYASTFEVTELSQDGTTVGRLTNVEVGADGLINASYSNGSTVALARVALARFANEQGLTQVGNTSWKASLDSGLALAGEANSGTFGSIRSSALEQSNVDLTTELVDLISAQRNFQANSRTLEVNNTLQQTILQIR from the coding sequence ATGTCGTTTAACATTGCATTGAGTGGCATCGCAGCTGCGCAGAAAGATCTAAATACCACGGCCAATAATATAGCCAATGTGAATAGCATCGGCTTTAAAGAATCCCGTGCTGAGTTCGCCGATGTATACGCGAATTCTATCTTTGCTAATAGTAAAACGGCAGTCGGTGGTGGTGCAACCACTAGTCAGGTTGCTCAGCAATTTCACCAAGGTAGTTTACAATTCACTAATAATGCACTGGATATGGCAATCAATGGTGGTGGATTCTTCGTGACTTCGTCAGAGCTTGAAGCTCAAGACCATTCCTTTACACGAGCGGGCGCATTTAAAGTTAATTCTTCAGACTATCTAGTTGACTCACAAGGAAATTATCTACAGACATTTCCTGTCGACAAAGATGGGAATTCGACTTCAGTCAGCTTAACCACGACTAAGCCCGTTAGGATCCCTGATACTGCAGGTAGTCCCCAGAAGACGGAAAATATTGGCATTCAGATGAACCTTAATGCCGCAGATTCTACTTTAGACCCTGCTTTGTTCGATCCCAACGATCGTGATACCTATAACAATTCCACTGCGGTGACTATGTATGATTCCTTAGGTGAGCCGCACATTATGACGACCTATTTTGTACGTCCTCCTAATGCAGCTTATACCGGTGAGAGTAACTGGGTAGCCTTTTATGCAGTGGATGGCCTGCAAGTTGATTTAGCAGGTGCTGCAGGTACTTACGATCAAGATACTACTGGCAATGGTGTGGCAGATGTTATAGGTACTCCGGCAGTAACTGCTGGTGGTTGGGAAGGATCCGTAATTAAGTTTAATGATACAGGTGCCCATACAACAACCGATCCTGCCATCATCACAACTGTGCAGCTTGGGGTTGGTGGTGCAGGAGTGTTGGGTCCCGGTACTGATGGCACCCAAACTCTTACCATAGACTTTAATAATCCAACTCAATATGCCTCAACGTTCGAAGTGACTGAGTTAAGTCAGGATGGTACCACGGTTGGTCGTCTAACCAATGTTGAAGTCGGCGCCGATGGTTTGATTAATGCCAGTTACAGTAATGGCTCTACAGTGGCTTTGGCTCGAGTCGCGCTGGCACGTTTTGCCAATGAACAAGGCTTGACCCAAGTGGGTAACACTTCTTGGAAGGCCAGTCTGGACTCGGGATTGGCACTGGCAGGTGAGGCCAATAGCGGTACCTTCGGTAGTATTCGCTCATCTGCATTAGAGCAATCGAATGTGGACTTGACTACAGAGCTGGTGGATTTAATTTCTGCTCAACGAAACTTCCAGGCTAACTCTAGAACACTGGAAGTCAATAATACCTTGCAACAGACTATTTTGCAGATCAGATAA
- the flgF gene encoding flagellar basal-body rod protein FlgF: MDKLLYVAMSGAKQNMNSLAVRANNLANANTDGFKADMEQARSMQAFGEGLPTRVFAMTESPSADFTAGPIKTTGRDLDIAVKGDGWIAVQSADGGEAYTRSGSLSFDTTGLLRNDRGNPIMGDAGPIVLPLPIEKVEIAQDGIISVRPLGSTAEVIEEVGRIKLVNPGNQNLMRGEDGLFRLISGENAPADPFIAIESGAVEGSNVNAVDEMVSLIDIQRQFEMQVKMMKTAEEMDKASSSLMRIS, translated from the coding sequence GTGGATAAATTACTCTATGTTGCCATGAGTGGCGCAAAGCAGAATATGAATTCGCTGGCTGTACGCGCAAACAACTTAGCCAATGCCAATACCGATGGTTTCAAAGCGGATATGGAGCAAGCACGTTCGATGCAAGCATTTGGTGAAGGGTTACCAACACGCGTATTTGCCATGACTGAGAGCCCATCGGCTGATTTTACTGCGGGACCTATTAAGACCACAGGAAGAGATCTGGACATAGCCGTTAAGGGAGATGGCTGGATTGCAGTGCAGAGCGCCGATGGTGGCGAGGCCTATACTCGCTCCGGCAGTTTAAGTTTTGACACTACTGGCTTACTGCGTAATGACCGGGGAAACCCCATAATGGGCGATGCAGGTCCTATTGTGCTGCCACTGCCTATCGAGAAAGTAGAGATAGCTCAAGATGGGATTATCTCTGTCAGACCCCTAGGTTCGACGGCGGAAGTGATTGAAGAAGTTGGTCGTATCAAGTTAGTCAATCCTGGCAATCAGAATTTAATGCGAGGGGAGGATGGTCTTTTCAGATTGATATCTGGTGAGAATGCCCCTGCAGATCCTTTCATTGCAATAGAGAGTGGTGCTGTGGAAGGCAGTAATGTGAACGCTGTCGATGAAATGGTGTCACTGATTGATATACAGCGTCAGTTTGAGATGCAGGTCAAGATGATGAAAACAGCAGAAGAGATGGACAAAGCCTCCTCTTCATTAATGCGTATTAGCTAG
- the flgG gene encoding flagellar basal-body rod protein FlgG, whose protein sequence is MHPALWISKTGLDAQQTDIAVISNNVANASTVGFKKSRAVFEDLLYQTVNQAGGISASNTKLPNGLNIGAGTKVVATQKVFTQGNMLTTDNSLDLMVEGPGFFEIQLPDGTAAYTRNGQFTLDDTGQIVTPGSGYVVQPAITIPENATSITVSAEGEVSVKTPGTAENQVVGQLSMSDFINPSGLDPMGQNLYLETGASGTPIQGTASLDGMGAIRQGALETSNVNVTEELVNLIESQRIYEMNSKVISAVDQMLSYVNQNL, encoded by the coding sequence ATGCATCCCGCGTTATGGATTAGTAAGACAGGCTTAGATGCTCAGCAAACAGATATTGCGGTGATCTCTAACAACGTGGCTAACGCGAGCACAGTTGGATTCAAGAAGAGCCGTGCGGTTTTTGAAGATCTCCTCTATCAAACGGTTAATCAAGCTGGTGGTATCAGTGCGTCAAATACCAAGTTACCCAATGGTTTAAATATCGGTGCAGGTACTAAGGTTGTAGCGACCCAAAAGGTGTTTACCCAAGGGAATATGCTGACAACTGATAACTCTCTGGATTTGATGGTTGAAGGTCCGGGATTTTTCGAGATACAACTCCCCGATGGCACTGCGGCCTATACTCGCAATGGTCAGTTTACTTTAGATGATACAGGGCAAATAGTCACACCTGGCTCGGGCTACGTGGTTCAGCCAGCAATAACCATCCCGGAGAATGCGACGAGTATTACCGTGTCTGCCGAAGGCGAAGTATCGGTTAAGACGCCTGGTACGGCTGAAAACCAAGTTGTGGGTCAGTTGAGTATGTCTGATTTTATCAATCCGAGCGGGTTAGATCCCATGGGACAAAATTTATACCTAGAAACGGGTGCCAGTGGCACGCCAATTCAGGGAACGGCTTCACTCGATGGTATGGGAGCCATTCGACAAGGTGCACTAGAGACGTCAAACGTTAACGTGACCGAAGAACTGGTTAACCTCATCGAAAGTCAGCGAATTTATGAAATGAATTCAAAGGTAATTTCGGCCGTTGATCAGATGCTGTCCTACGTGAATCAGAATCTGTAG